A window from Sus scrofa isolate TJ Tabasco breed Duroc chromosome 2, Sscrofa11.1, whole genome shotgun sequence encodes these proteins:
- the LOC100516421 gene encoding olfactory receptor 2G3 — protein MEKNNESSLVGFVLLGFSDHPRLEAVLFVFVLFFYLLTLVGNFTIIIISYLDASLHTPMYFFLSNLSLLDLCFTTSLVPQTLVNFRGPEKTITFGGCVVQLYISLALGSTECILLAVMALDRYVAVCKPLHYVVIMNPRLCQQLASISWLSGLANSLIHATFTLQLPFCNNHRLDHFICEVPALLKLACVDTTINELVLFVVSVLFLLIPPALILISYGFITQAVLRIKSVEARNKAFSTCSSHLTVVTIFYGTIIYMYLQPSNSYAQDQGKFISLFYTMVTPTLNPIIYTLRNKDVKDALKKLLSGKLFFLQM, from the coding sequence CTTCTCAGACCACCCTCGCCTGGAGGCTGTGCTCtttgtatttgtccttttcttttaccTCTTGACCCTTGTGGGAAAtttcaccatcatcatcatctcatATCTGGATGCTTCTCTTCATACCcctatgtatttctttctcagcAACCTCTCTCTACTGGACCTTTGCTTCACTACTAGCCTTGTACCTCAGACCCTAGTTAACTTTCGAGGACCAGAGAAAACTATCACTTTTGGTGGTTGTGTGGTACAACTCTATATTTCCCTAGCTTTAGGCTCCACTGAGTGTATCCTTCTGGCTGTAATGGCCTTGGATCGCTATGTTGCTGTCTGCAAACCCCTCCACTATGTGGTCATCATGAATCCACGGCTATGCCAGCAGCTGGCATCCatttcctggctcagtggattggcCAATTCCCTGATTCATGCTACATTTACTTTGCAATTGCCTTTTTGTAACAACCACAGGCTGGATCATTTTATTTGTGAAGTACCAGCTCTCCTCAAGCTGGCTTGTGTAGACACTACCATCAATGAGTTAGTGCTTTTTGTTGTTAGTGTTCTGTTTCTGCTAATCCCCCCAGCACTAATCCTTATCTCTTACGGCTTTATAACTCAAGCAGTGCTGAGAATCAAGTCAGTGGAGGCAAGGAACAAAGCCTTCAGCACCTGCTCCTCCCATCTTACAGTGGTGACCATTTTCTATGGCACCATAATTTACATGTACCTGCAACCAAGTAACAGTTATGCTCAGGATCAAGGCAAGTTCATCTCACTTTTCTACACTATGGTGACCCCCACTTTGAATCCTATTATATATACTTTAAGAAACAAGGATGTTAAAGATGCTCTGAAGAAACTACTTTCAGGAAAACTGTTCTTTTTACAGATGTGA